Proteins encoded in a region of the Globicephala melas chromosome 1, mGloMel1.2, whole genome shotgun sequence genome:
- the LOC115863073 gene encoding SNRPN upstream reading frame protein-like, protein MERPLETLCSEERPVARWSRARDRLHLRWTMEQHIPEVEVQVKRRRTASLRNQACRLYPRWSQQQQQVPAVEFHVELRQAFLAETPRGG, encoded by the coding sequence ATGGAACGGCCACTGGAGACATTGTGTTCTGAGGAGCGGCCAGTGGCACGATGGAGCAGGGCCAGGGACCGCTTACACTTGAGATGGACCATGGAACAGCACATCCCAGAGGTGGAAGTCCAAGTCAAACGTAGAAGGACAGCCTCGCTACGCAACCAGGCGTGTCGCCTGTACCCGAGGTGgtctcagcagcagcagcaagtaCCCGCGGTGGAATTCCATGTGGAACTGAGGCAGGCATTCTTAGCTGAGACGCCAAGAGGTGGTTAA